One Sulfurimonas sp. C5 genomic region harbors:
- the gltX gene encoding glutamate--tRNA ligase, giving the protein MVVTRFAPSPTGYLHIGGLRTALFSYLWAKKNGGKFVLRIEDTDKARNSEEATEAILKAFEWLGLEADGEVTYQSQRDDIYAKYIEQLLNEGKAYKCYMTKEELETLRETQMANKQRAKYDGRYRDFEGTPPEGIDPVIRIKAPESGEIVVRDGVKGDVVFKAEDILDDFIIARADGSPTYNFVVAIDDALMGINEVIRGDDHLSNTPKQIVVYEALGFDIPKFYHVPMIHNSQGKKLSKRDGATDVMAYKDMGYLPESLLNFLVRLGWSHGDQEIFSMEEMIELFNPKDINRSASIYNTEKLDWLNSHYIKNTSNERLVELLSDYDLVLTSHDKKEILLDALKERAKTVEELSNLSKEIIATPASYDEKAVKKAVKEDTSAIIDNFKAKLIAAEGIHMPTEYHHLVEAVVNEMEIGFGKIGQPLRIALLGKMGGPGLDVIMSVIGKEETLKRIESFLGSL; this is encoded by the coding sequence ATGGTTGTTACTCGTTTTGCTCCAAGTCCTACTGGATACTTACACATCGGTGGTTTAAGAACTGCTCTATTTTCTTATCTTTGGGCTAAGAAAAATGGTGGAAAATTTGTTCTTCGTATCGAAGATACTGATAAAGCTAGAAACTCTGAAGAAGCTACAGAGGCTATCTTAAAAGCATTTGAGTGGCTAGGATTAGAAGCTGACGGTGAAGTAACATACCAAAGCCAGCGTGATGATATTTATGCAAAATATATTGAGCAACTTCTAAATGAAGGTAAAGCCTACAAATGTTACATGACAAAAGAGGAACTTGAAACTCTTCGTGAAACACAAATGGCAAATAAACAAAGAGCAAAATACGACGGAAGATACCGTGATTTTGAAGGTACTCCACCTGAAGGAATTGATCCTGTTATTCGTATCAAAGCTCCTGAAAGTGGTGAGATTGTAGTAAGAGACGGCGTAAAAGGAGATGTTGTTTTTAAAGCGGAAGACATCTTAGATGATTTTATTATTGCAAGAGCTGATGGAAGTCCGACTTATAATTTTGTTGTTGCTATTGATGATGCATTAATGGGGATCAATGAAGTTATCCGTGGGGATGATCATCTTTCAAACACTCCAAAACAGATCGTAGTTTACGAAGCACTCGGATTTGACATTCCTAAGTTTTACCATGTACCGATGATCCACAACTCACAAGGGAAAAAACTCTCTAAACGTGACGGTGCGACAGATGTAATGGCATACAAAGATATGGGTTATCTTCCGGAATCACTGCTAAACTTTTTAGTACGCCTTGGATGGAGTCACGGTGATCAAGAGATCTTCTCAATGGAGGAGATGATTGAACTGTTTAATCCAAAAGATATCAACAGATCTGCTTCAATATATAACACTGAAAAATTAGACTGGTTGAACTCTCACTATATTAAAAATACGTCCAACGAAAGACTTGTTGAACTATTAAGTGATTATGACCTAGTTCTTACTTCTCACGATAAAAAAGAGATCCTCCTAGATGCACTAAAAGAGAGAGCAAAAACTGTTGAGGAATTAAGTAACTTATCTAAAGAGATTATTGCTACACCTGCTAGCTATGATGAAAAAGCTGTAAAAAAAGCAGTCAAAGAAGATACATCTGCAATTATCGATAACTTTAAAGCAAAACTTATTGCCGCTGAAGGAATTCATATGCCTACAGAGTATCATCATCTAGTTGAAGCTGTTGTAAACGAAATGGAAATTGGATTTGGAAAAATAGGACAACCTCTACGTATAGCACTTCTTGGAAAAATGGGTGGACCAGGTCTGGATGTAATTATGTCTGTAATCGGAAAAGAGGAAACTTTAAAAAGAATCGAGAGCTTTTTAGGCTCTCTTTAA
- a CDS encoding phosphotransferase, translating to MQLEQVLQNTPYQDYKIEVASADASFRSYYRLKNKEQTYILMDASLEKESLKPFLDVTKKLLNVNVKAPNIFYEDLQNGYLVLEDFGNTNLLDVLNQENFQTLYKQAIDEIVKMQQADTTALPLYDKEFLHFEMDLMREWYLEKKLSHSLTQAQEEMLKKTLDSISEVVLSQPQGVFVHRDFHSRNIMLNENNELGVIDYQDGMNGAITYDLVSLLKDCYISFDRGSIEKLVLYFRDQLTPEVTNELFLKWFDFMGLQRHIKVLGIFSRLHLRDGKEGYLKDIPLTLSYVLDTASRYDETKELAEFLGKFQ from the coding sequence ATGCAATTAGAACAGGTTTTACAAAACACCCCCTATCAAGATTATAAAATTGAAGTAGCCTCTGCAGATGCAAGTTTTAGAAGTTACTACCGTTTAAAAAATAAAGAGCAAACTTATATTTTAATGGATGCTTCACTTGAAAAAGAATCTCTCAAACCATTTTTAGATGTCACGAAAAAACTGCTGAATGTTAATGTGAAAGCACCAAACATTTTTTACGAAGACTTGCAAAACGGTTATTTGGTACTTGAAGATTTCGGTAATACGAATCTTTTAGATGTTTTAAATCAAGAGAACTTTCAAACTCTATATAAACAGGCTATCGATGAGATTGTAAAGATGCAGCAGGCAGATACCACTGCCCTGCCTCTGTACGATAAAGAGTTTTTACATTTTGAGATGGACTTGATGCGGGAATGGTATTTGGAAAAAAAACTTTCTCACTCACTCACTCAAGCCCAAGAGGAGATGTTAAAGAAAACACTTGACAGCATCTCAGAAGTTGTGCTTTCCCAACCCCAAGGTGTTTTTGTTCATCGAGATTTTCACTCCCGTAATATTATGCTTAATGAAAACAATGAACTTGGAGTAATTGACTATCAAGATGGCATGAACGGTGCAATCACTTACGATCTTGTTTCACTGTTAAAAGACTGTTACATCTCTTTTGATCGTGGTTCGATTGAGAAATTGGTACTTTATTTTCGTGATCAGCTTACACCGGAAGTTACAAATGAGCTTTTTTTAAAATGGTTTGATTTTATGGGTCTGCAACGCCATATTAAAGTGCTTGGTATCTTTTCACGTTTACATCTTCGTGACGGTAAAGAGGGGTATTTAAAAGATATCCCACTTACTCTTTCATATGTATTAGATACAGCTTCGAGATATGATGAAACAAAAGAGTTAGCCGAATTTTTAGGAAAATTTCAATGA
- a CDS encoding SAF domain-containing protein, producing MKNKQMKTIILILIGLVLFMTSLALLMYSKQSMLEEQVKQVKLVEVFVTARDIRKGELLNADTIKKAALPKEYIVGTPLTASEIIGRYAVVDIYQNEPIREQKIALAKPEEKKSITLKADTKQEALELEETKGDTISLPLSVFKNIDSSLHKGDKIDIVSVENKKDGRQSEFKTKYIALNVTIESFVVNGRTIKSYISSDAKGNSVFAQNIVLSFSPKEIKNFLMLYYKTLELNGNRVYNTNNTGHLWIVKCSKIQDEDVQKKKEKMLADYVSQVKRTTKRILQADEARISYEQ from the coding sequence AAAAATAAACAGATGAAGACAATAATACTTATTTTAATTGGATTGGTGTTGTTTATGACGTCACTTGCTTTATTGATGTACTCAAAACAAAGTATGCTTGAAGAACAAGTGAAACAAGTAAAGCTTGTTGAAGTTTTTGTAACTGCAAGAGATATTCGTAAAGGGGAACTTTTAAATGCTGATACGATTAAGAAAGCTGCTTTGCCAAAGGAGTATATTGTAGGGACACCACTTACGGCAAGTGAGATAATTGGAAGATATGCAGTAGTTGACATTTATCAGAATGAGCCTATTAGAGAGCAAAAGATAGCACTTGCAAAGCCCGAGGAAAAAAAGAGTATAACGCTAAAAGCAGATACTAAACAAGAAGCATTGGAATTAGAAGAAACTAAAGGTGATACGATCTCACTTCCGTTATCTGTCTTTAAAAATATTGATTCATCCTTGCATAAAGGAGACAAGATAGATATTGTTTCAGTTGAGAATAAAAAAGATGGTCGTCAAAGTGAATTTAAAACGAAATATATTGCTTTAAATGTAACTATTGAGAGTTTTGTCGTAAACGGAAGAACAATCAAGAGTTATATTTCATCAGATGCGAAAGGTAATTCTGTATTTGCTCAAAATATAGTATTGTCGTTCTCCCCTAAAGAGATTAAAAACTTTTTGATGCTTTATTATAAAACCCTTGAACTCAATGGAAATAGAGTTTATAACACAAACAATACTGGACATCTGTGGATAGTTAAATGCTCAAAAATACAGGATGAAGACGTTCAAAAGAAAAAAGAGAAGATGTTAGCTGATTACGTTTCACAGGTAAAACGCACAACAAAAAGAATACTTCAAGCAGATGAGGCACGTATCTCATATGAACAATAA
- a CDS encoding type II and III secretion system protein, with product MKKIITLIFLFISVYLNGNDLVVFDNEYNIVPLHKSIKKVVVGNREMINVSLLRGEGASRFLKIFGKRTGTTSILLVYRDGSMQNYHVYVNKNLGYIQKMLNFVEPSLKINKIGDGSTVMTGTFRDPHNKKRVYKLLKNAGVDLNTTMDLTETNRVNKMIRTKLYLVEINNQKAKDLGGVTGLGFLDRHTNVALNPLAGNGATFSGWLLDNFGQFSSSTGRSVTATLNFLEQKGIGKILDDTVLITTEEQNASFRVGGEVYIPTGMTQNTGTAPTIRVSEKEYGLTLTLKTKFMEKENFMYIDVDIQDSSFDTNMDHNVQLGAGISVPSFVSKTIKTNVVVKSGQIIALGGRLHSEEIDQKEKVPVLGDIPLLGRLFTHTVTSTKGNDLLFFLVPEIVDTNNERDDSRIYRDFTKESIKLHDTFLDMNNDKEVVKEPLAVRNDIVVQKTVVEDLNRSTEDEIGVDVIEEEKQEVVADDIIEVSQETEEKAQQPMYAVSIENIYIRDKPSTIDSARVTVWKYGHKFKSNNTQFIDGIEWLEITEDCLEECEKLEPSLWISRKYTNKI from the coding sequence ATGAAAAAGATTATAACACTGATATTTTTATTTATAAGTGTATATTTAAATGGGAATGATTTAGTTGTATTTGATAATGAGTATAACATCGTTCCTCTTCATAAAAGTATAAAAAAAGTGGTTGTCGGAAATAGGGAGATGATCAATGTTTCTTTATTAAGAGGTGAAGGTGCAAGCAGGTTTTTAAAAATATTTGGAAAACGAACGGGAACTACATCTATCTTGTTGGTTTATAGAGATGGCTCTATGCAAAATTATCATGTTTACGTGAATAAAAACCTAGGTTATATTCAAAAGATGCTCAATTTTGTAGAACCTAGTTTGAAAATCAATAAAATTGGTGACGGTTCTACAGTTATGACAGGAACTTTCAGAGACCCACATAATAAAAAGAGAGTTTATAAATTACTAAAAAATGCAGGAGTTGATCTTAATACTACAATGGATCTGACTGAAACAAATAGAGTAAATAAAATGATTAGAACTAAATTGTATTTAGTTGAAATCAATAATCAAAAAGCGAAAGATCTTGGCGGTGTGACAGGACTAGGATTTTTAGATCGTCATACTAATGTTGCATTAAACCCTTTGGCTGGAAACGGTGCAACCTTTAGTGGCTGGCTTTTAGATAACTTTGGACAATTTAGTTCATCAACAGGTAGGTCTGTAACAGCTACACTGAATTTTTTAGAGCAAAAAGGTATAGGGAAAATTTTAGATGATACGGTACTGATTACAACAGAGGAGCAAAATGCATCATTTCGCGTTGGTGGAGAAGTATATATTCCTACAGGAATGACACAAAACACAGGTACTGCTCCAACTATTCGAGTCTCAGAAAAAGAGTATGGTTTAACATTGACACTTAAGACAAAGTTTATGGAAAAAGAAAACTTTATGTATATCGATGTGGATATTCAAGATAGTTCTTTTGATACAAATATGGATCATAACGTTCAACTAGGGGCAGGCATTTCCGTTCCCTCTTTTGTAAGTAAAACAATTAAAACAAACGTAGTTGTTAAATCTGGGCAAATTATAGCCCTTGGAGGACGCCTCCATTCCGAAGAGATAGATCAGAAAGAAAAGGTACCGGTACTTGGAGATATTCCCCTTTTGGGAAGACTGTTTACACATACTGTAACTAGTACCAAAGGGAATGACCTCTTATTCTTCTTAGTACCAGAGATAGTTGATACAAACAATGAACGTGATGACAGTAGAATTTACAGGGACTTTACAAAAGAGAGTATAAAACTGCATGATACATTCTTAGATATGAATAATGACAAAGAAGTTGTAAAAGAGCCTTTAGCGGTAAGAAATGATATTGTAGTACAAAAAACTGTAGTTGAAGATCTAAACCGTTCTACGGAGGATGAGATTGGTGTAGATGTAATTGAAGAGGAAAAGCAAGAAGTTGTTGCAGATGATATTATAGAAGTCTCTCAAGAAACAGAAGAAAAAGCACAGCAGCCTATGTATGCGGTGAGCATTGAAAATATTTATATACGAGATAAGCCTTCAACTATTGACTCGGCTAGGGTTACTGTTTGGAAATATGGACATAAATTTAAATCAAACAATACTCAGTTTATTGATGGAATAGAGTGGCTTGAGATTACGGAGGATTGTTTAGAAGAATGTGAAAAATTAGAACCTTCATTATGGATTTCAAGGAAGTATACAAATAAAATATAA
- the murU gene encoding N-acetylmuramate alpha-1-phosphate uridylyltransferase MurU, producing MKAMILAAGRGERMRPLTDTTPKPLLKAAGKELIVWHLEKLAKNGFKEIVINIAHLGDQIPQVLGDGSRWGVNISYSDEQDTGALESAGGIKKALTLLDKEPFLVVNGDVFCEYDFDPDFDLQNKLAHLILVPNPSHNEKGDFGLENSLVLNQDNEMWTFSGIAYYNPEIFNDLKLEKSALAPLLRNLIEQQQVSGEIFKGLWRDIGTPERLQEINEILTTSS from the coding sequence ATGAAAGCGATGATACTCGCAGCTGGACGTGGTGAACGTATGCGCCCACTTACAGACACTACTCCAAAACCACTTTTAAAAGCAGCCGGTAAAGAACTGATTGTCTGGCATCTGGAAAAACTTGCAAAAAATGGTTTTAAGGAGATTGTGATCAATATTGCTCATTTAGGAGATCAAATCCCGCAAGTCTTGGGAGACGGCAGTCGCTGGGGAGTAAACATCTCTTACTCAGATGAGCAAGATACGGGAGCCTTAGAGAGTGCTGGGGGGATTAAAAAAGCTCTGACACTTTTAGATAAAGAACCTTTTTTGGTTGTCAATGGAGACGTTTTTTGCGAGTACGATTTTGATCCTGATTTTGACCTCCAAAACAAGCTTGCACACCTTATTTTAGTCCCCAACCCCTCACATAATGAAAAAGGGGATTTTGGCTTAGAGAACTCTTTAGTATTAAACCAAGATAATGAAATGTGGACATTTTCAGGTATAGCTTACTATAATCCAGAAATATTTAATGATCTAAAACTCGAAAAATCAGCCCTTGCACCTCTGCTTAGAAACCTGATAGAACAACAACAAGTAAGCGGAGAGATTTTTAAGGGCTTATGGAGAGATATAGGGACACCAGAAAGGTTACAAGAGATAAATGAGATACTTACTACTTCTTCTTAG
- a CDS encoding GAF domain-containing protein, whose amino-acid sequence MNKFNQIAAFGKELVKVENIEDSLELISKEAKTIVHADRCSIFIVDVAENILWTKLSDGIGGRIVISLDSGIVGDTYTKKEAQVVNNPYEDPRFLPSIDKKSGYKTKNIITIPIFNSKREIMGIMQLLNKSRFDFDENDLEVLTFFANYISGTLELVLLSEK is encoded by the coding sequence ATGAATAAGTTTAATCAAATAGCGGCATTTGGAAAAGAGTTAGTTAAAGTAGAAAACATTGAAGATAGTTTAGAGCTTATTTCAAAAGAAGCAAAAACGATAGTACATGCAGATCGCTGTTCAATTTTTATAGTAGATGTAGCTGAAAATATTTTATGGACAAAATTAAGTGACGGTATAGGTGGGCGTATTGTTATCTCTTTAGATTCAGGAATTGTCGGCGATACATATACGAAAAAAGAAGCACAGGTAGTTAATAATCCATATGAAGATCCAAGATTTTTACCTAGTATCGATAAAAAAAGCGGTTATAAAACAAAAAATATAATCACAATTCCTATTTTTAACTCAAAAAGAGAGATAATGGGAATCATGCAACTTCTCAACAAAAGCCGTTTTGATTTTGACGAAAATGATCTTGAAGTACTGACTTTCTTTGCAAACTATATCAGCGGTACTTTAGAGCTAGTTTTACTTAGCGAGAAGTAA
- a CDS encoding GAF domain-containing protein, translating into MKYENKSQKLAEFAKELLNKKSLESGIPHIAKYVKEIVGADRCSIFIYNSIKNELWTTLADEVERITIPANKGIVGYTIKVKKPVVTNDAYSHPEFLTEIDEKTGYRTHNIVTAPIFNSQRNIIGVLELLNKPENFDDEDVRFMIFFAHYVSGFIELLNSYAKGEEGNE; encoded by the coding sequence ATGAAGTATGAAAACAAATCACAAAAATTAGCCGAGTTTGCAAAAGAGCTACTGAATAAAAAATCTTTAGAAAGTGGGATCCCCCATATTGCAAAGTATGTTAAAGAGATAGTAGGAGCAGATAGATGCTCTATTTTTATCTATAACAGCATAAAAAATGAATTATGGACTACATTGGCCGATGAGGTAGAAAGAATCACTATCCCAGCCAATAAAGGGATTGTTGGGTATACAATTAAAGTCAAAAAACCGGTAGTAACAAATGATGCATATTCACATCCAGAATTTTTAACAGAGATTGATGAAAAGACAGGATATCGAACACATAATATCGTTACAGCTCCAATTTTTAATTCACAGAGAAATATTATCGGTGTTTTAGAATTGCTGAATAAACCTGAAAATTTTGATGACGAAGATGTGAGATTTATGATCTTTTTTGCTCATTACGTGAGCGGTTTTATTGAGTTATTAAACAGTTATGCTAAAGGTGAGGAAGGTAATGAATAA
- a CDS encoding deaminase gives MLSDQNFINIACEIATASKCVSKQVGAVIVKDGRILSTGYNGTPAGYVNCCEHWDNEYTQEHHDWSKTYEIHAEMNALIWAARKGISIENATIYVTLEPCSECSKNLIAAGIKRIVFLREYEHTHSEVVSKFLRDNGVSIEKLAE, from the coding sequence ATGCTTAGCGACCAAAATTTTATAAATATTGCCTGTGAAATAGCAACTGCATCTAAGTGTGTTTCAAAACAAGTTGGTGCTGTGATTGTAAAAGATGGCAGAATTTTAAGCACGGGCTATAACGGTACACCAGCAGGATATGTAAACTGTTGTGAACACTGGGATAATGAATATACTCAAGAGCATCATGACTGGAGTAAAACATACGAAATTCACGCTGAAATGAATGCCCTTATCTGGGCTGCAAGAAAGGGAATTTCTATTGAGAATGCTACTATATACGTAACGTTAGAGCCTTGCAGCGAATGTAGTAAAAACCTTATTGCCGCGGGGATAAAACGTATAGTTTTTTTACGCGAGTATGAACATACTCATTCCGAGGTTGTTTCAAAGTTTTTACGCGATAATGGTGTGAGTATTGAAAAACTAGCAGAGTAG
- the arsC gene encoding arsenate reductase (glutaredoxin) (This arsenate reductase requires both glutathione and glutaredoxin to convert arsenate to arsenite, after which the efflux transporter formed by ArsA and ArsB can extrude the arsenite from the cell, providing resistance.), translating to MEKITIWHNPRCSKSRQALSLLEDNGCEKEVIKYLESTPSKEELKNVLSMLGISARELMRTKEDLYKELDLQNETDEEKLIDAMVANPKLIERPVLIKNGKAIIARPPEKALELLS from the coding sequence ATGGAAAAAATAACAATCTGGCATAATCCGAGATGTTCAAAGTCTCGTCAAGCACTCTCACTTTTAGAAGACAACGGTTGTGAAAAAGAGGTTATAAAATACCTTGAAAGCACTCCAAGCAAAGAAGAGTTAAAAAATGTTTTATCAATGCTTGGAATATCGGCTAGAGAACTTATGAGAACAAAAGAAGACCTTTACAAAGAATTAGATCTTCAAAATGAAACAGATGAAGAGAAGCTTATCGATGCAATGGTAGCCAATCCTAAACTTATAGAGCGTCCAGTACTTATAAAAAACGGTAAAGCAATCATTGCAAGACCACCGGAAAAAGCATTAGAGCTACTTTCATAG
- a CDS encoding lytic murein transglycosylase, whose translation MRYLLLLLSIFSTSLFAKHYTNCTFQNLHHSDICKKVVKRGVSYDYANKFLLSYFKTQKFDEVSWKYLKPKYVQYHKHKERKANNVLVSRVPNIVKNINKHQKAYDYAEKKYAVNKEIIAAILLKETNLGKIKPTHDAFIVFNTIVTRLPKPETSREKWLLKMGKTNMATIIEYCYKNKLAPEKCNLPSSYAGAIGIPQFMPNSFIYAESYKNKVPDLTDMDDAIVSVAKFLHKKAGFDTLIDWKKMDNVPQIEQEWYQYEFDNENTSFAYEKNSKTGKPYNYFCSDKPELDYLKEYMKKILRYNNSSNYAIGVLRLAHDASLLLAK comes from the coding sequence ATGAGATACTTACTACTTCTTCTTAGCATTTTTTCCACTTCCCTTTTTGCAAAACACTACACTAACTGTACGTTCCAAAATCTGCACCACAGTGATATATGTAAAAAAGTGGTTAAACGTGGTGTAAGCTATGACTATGCCAATAAATTTTTACTCTCTTATTTTAAAACACAAAAGTTTGACGAAGTTAGTTGGAAGTATCTCAAACCGAAATATGTTCAGTACCATAAACATAAAGAGAGAAAAGCAAATAATGTACTGGTATCACGTGTTCCCAATATTGTAAAAAATATAAACAAGCATCAAAAAGCGTATGATTATGCAGAAAAAAAATACGCTGTAAACAAAGAGATCATCGCGGCAATTTTATTAAAAGAGACAAATCTGGGAAAAATCAAGCCGACACATGATGCCTTTATAGTTTTTAATACAATCGTAACAAGACTGCCAAAGCCAGAAACATCAAGAGAAAAATGGCTGCTCAAGATGGGAAAAACGAATATGGCTACAATCATAGAGTATTGTTATAAAAACAAGTTAGCACCTGAAAAATGTAATCTTCCAAGCTCTTATGCAGGGGCTATCGGTATTCCGCAGTTTATGCCAAACAGTTTCATTTATGCCGAATCGTATAAAAACAAAGTTCCCGATCTAACGGATATGGATGATGCTATTGTCTCTGTAGCAAAATTTTTACATAAAAAAGCCGGTTTTGATACTTTAATAGACTGGAAAAAAATGGATAATGTCCCACAAATAGAACAAGAGTGGTATCAGTATGAATTTGACAATGAAAATACTTCTTTTGCGTATGAAAAAAATTCTAAAACGGGTAAACCGTACAATTATTTTTGTAGTGACAAACCCGAACTTGATTATCTTAAAGAATACATGAAAAAGATTCTACGCTATAACAATTCATCGAACTATGCAATCGGCGTACTCCGATTGGCACATGATGCCTCTTTACTTCTCGCTAAGTAA
- a CDS encoding NAD(P)-binding domain-containing protein, producing MEKIYNLAIVGAGPAGIATAVESYLLGIRDIVLLEKDVNHNSTIRKYYKDNKRVDVEWKGQKVELDGNIYFIDGTKESTLDFFDEILDNHSVELQTQVEVQSIQKEEDYFEVFMAGQSIKAKYVVVTIGRMGKPNKPSYKIPPSIRKKVNYTTDECSADEKILVVGGGDSAVEYAVDLCSKNDVSICYRRETFRRANPTNQRDIANAIMHKEVNPLLGVDIEGLEDEEGKVKVLFNDDTIDTYDRVIYAIGGTTPSAFLSSSGIKEKDGKPVHNGYYETNIEGLFVAGDITQESGGSIALGLNHGYAIACHIQNREC from the coding sequence ATGGAAAAAATATATAATTTAGCAATTGTAGGTGCAGGGCCGGCAGGAATTGCAACTGCAGTTGAGAGTTATCTTCTGGGTATTCGGGACATTGTCCTTTTAGAAAAAGACGTAAACCACAACTCCACTATTAGAAAATACTATAAAGACAACAAACGTGTCGATGTTGAATGGAAAGGGCAAAAAGTTGAACTTGACGGCAACATCTACTTTATAGACGGCACAAAAGAATCAACTTTAGACTTTTTTGACGAAATCCTCGATAACCATTCAGTTGAGCTCCAAACACAAGTTGAAGTACAGTCTATTCAGAAAGAAGAAGACTATTTTGAAGTGTTCATGGCTGGTCAAAGTATTAAAGCGAAATATGTAGTTGTAACGATCGGACGTATGGGAAAACCAAACAAACCCTCTTATAAAATTCCACCAAGCATTAGAAAAAAAGTGAATTATACGACTGATGAGTGTAGTGCAGATGAAAAGATCTTAGTCGTAGGCGGTGGAGACAGTGCTGTTGAATACGCCGTTGATCTTTGCTCCAAAAATGATGTTTCCATCTGTTATAGACGTGAAACTTTCAGACGTGCAAATCCGACAAATCAAAGGGATATAGCAAACGCCATCATGCATAAAGAGGTAAATCCTCTTCTAGGTGTTGATATAGAAGGTTTAGAAGATGAAGAAGGTAAAGTAAAAGTATTGTTTAATGATGATACTATCGATACTTATGATCGCGTGATCTATGCTATCGGGGGCACAACACCGAGTGCATTTCTTTCTAGCTCGGGTATTAAAGAGAAAGATGGAAAACCCGTACATAATGGATATTACGAAACAAATATAGAAGGGCTTTTCGTAGCAGGTGACATTACACAAGAAAGCGGTGGAAGTATTGCACTAGGGCTTAATCACGGTTATGCAATCGCCTGCCATATACAAAATAGAGAATGCTAA
- a CDS encoding SurA N-terminal domain-containing protein, translating to MRKVLFVLLFITGLLEAKVYDGVAVVVKNEAITLEDIKKEMSVSKVDAKKATDALIRQKLEAAEIKDRKITVSSSEVYDDIKNLASRNNMSISDFYDAVRESSGMSSTQFKEKIKQKLLSQKLYSAIAYSSIEEPSQEEIEEYYKLHQKEYMHPSSFTVVIYDAKSKALLQEKVDNPMFYSPEIATNEQVLPYDKISPELASLLAQTPKHGFTPIVPNGKGGFMSFYIKSITSAEEGGIESVKNQIINEIMAEKREVVLSDYFARLRDNADINVIRMPE from the coding sequence ATGAGAAAAGTTTTATTTGTTTTATTATTTATTACGGGATTATTAGAAGCAAAAGTATATGATGGTGTGGCAGTTGTTGTAAAAAATGAAGCGATTACCTTGGAAGATATTAAAAAAGAGATGAGTGTCTCCAAAGTGGATGCAAAAAAAGCAACGGATGCTCTGATCCGTCAAAAACTTGAAGCGGCTGAAATTAAAGATCGTAAGATTACAGTTTCATCTTCTGAAGTGTATGACGATATTAAAAATCTCGCTTCTCGTAATAATATGAGCATCAGTGATTTTTACGATGCGGTTAGAGAATCAAGTGGAATGAGTTCAACTCAGTTCAAAGAGAAAATAAAACAAAAACTTTTATCTCAAAAACTTTACTCTGCGATAGCGTATTCTTCTATTGAGGAACCGAGTCAAGAGGAGATTGAAGAGTATTATAAACTGCATCAAAAGGAGTATATGCACCCTTCGTCATTTACTGTAGTAATTTATGATGCAAAATCAAAAGCTCTTTTACAGGAAAAAGTTGACAATCCGATGTTTTACTCTCCAGAGATTGCTACAAATGAACAAGTACTTCCATATGACAAAATCTCTCCAGAACTTGCTTCTCTTTTAGCACAAACACCTAAACACGGTTTTACTCCTATTGTTCCAAACGGTAAAGGGGGTTTTATGAGTTTTTATATCAAGTCTATTACATCTGCAGAAGAGGGTGGCATTGAAAGTGTTAAAAATCAGATCATTAATGAGATTATGGCAGAGAAAAGAGAAGTAGTTTTGAGTGATTACTTTGCTCGTTTACGTGACAATGCAGATATAAATGTAATCAGGATGCCTGAGTAA